GGGCCGGCCCCTCCGCCGCCTCCCCTTTTCCTCTCAAACGTCCTCCCAGCCGGGCCGCCACGCGGGCGCTCCGGGACGCCCAGGGCCCGCCGTTCCGACGAGCCCAGCGACCGCAGGCCCCCGCGCATGCTCCCTGGCTCGACCGGGGCCACGCCGGGTCCGCCAGAGTGAGAATCCACTTCTCCACATCTTGGAGGTGACCCAGGGAGAGTCGGCGCAGAAACACTAGTTCCTCCTCCGAGGGGGCGCCACAAAACCCGGAAAACCCTTCCTGATCCGCTCCGCCGGCGTGCGCGCGGCCCCAGGCATGCGCAGTGGGCTCcccggccgcggcggcggcggcggcggcggcgtcgTTCTCCAGAGCCGGAAGGTCCCGGCGCCTCGGGCGGGCGGTCGGTCACCTGCGGGGTCATGTCGGCGCAGGGGGACTGCGAGTTCCTGGTGCAGCGCGCCCGGGAGCTGGTGCAGCAGGACCTGTGGGCGGCCAAGGCTTGGCTCATCACGGCGCGCAGCCTCTACCCCGCCGACTTCAACATCCAGGTGNNNNNNNNNNNNNNNNNNNNNNNNNNNNNNNNNNNNNNNNNNNNNNNNNNNNNNNNNNNNNNNNNNNNNNNNNNNNNNNNNNNNNNNNNNNNNNNNNNNNNNNNNNNNNNNNNNNNNNNNNNNNNNNNNNNNNNNNNNNNNNNNNNNNNNNNNNNNNNNNNNNNNNNNNNNNNNNNNNNNNNNNNNNNNNNNNNNNNNNNNNNNNNNNNNNNNNNNNNNNNNNNNNNNNNNNNNNNNNNNNNNNNNNNNNNNNNNNNNNNNNNNNNNNNNNNNNNNNNNNNNNNNNNNNNNNNNNNNNNNNNNNNNNNNNNNNNNNNNNNNNNNNNNNNNNNNNNNNNNNNNNNNNNNNNNNNNNNNNNNNNNNNNNNNNNNNNNNNNNNNNNNNNNNNNNNNNNNNNNNGGGGTCGGGGTCCCCGGGTCCGGGGGCGGGGTCCCGGGGGTCTGGAGGcaggggccgggccgggcggcgCCCTGACGACGGCGCGTCCGCGTTGCAGTACGAGATGTACACCATCGAGCGGAACGCCGAGCGCACCGCCACGGCCGGGAGGCTGCTCTACGACATGTGAGTGCGGCGGCGCGGGGCTGCCTCGGCCTGGGGTCGGGGGGCCGGGGGGCCGCCTGGAGCTCTGGGCCTGGAGCCGCCTCGGCGGGAGTCTAGGCTGCTAGCTGCTGACACGGGTTCTGCAGAGAAGTCGTCGCCTTCTGTTTTGCCGTGAAAGTGTCTTATCCGACCGTTTACGTGGGGACCGGTGCATGCCGTCTGCCGGAGTTCAGACGGGACTGAAGCGGAGAGTGACGAGCGGAAGCCCCGCCACACTCGGAGCGGAGTGTCCGCACTCGGAGCGCAGTGTCCGCACTCGGAGCGCAGTGTCCGCACTCGGAGTGCAGTGTCGCGGGTGTGCACGCTCACACGGCGCGCGCAGGCCTCGTGGGCGGGATCGCGCTCGGTCTTCACGGCGGGATAGCACTGCGTGACCGCTCTTTTATTGGGGAGATTTAGGTAGTTCCTAGTTATTTGAAATTAGAGTGTCAGCAAGCCACTTTGCACCCATGTTTTAGTGTTTTCTGTAGAATGGATTCTTAGATGTAGATTTTCAGTCAAGGACTACGCCCATTTTGAATTTTGGTACACTATCAATTACTCTCCAAAAAATACTATTCCAATTTATATTTCCGCTAATGGTGTATAAGAGTGCCTCTTTTCTTTGCCAACTTTCGATATTATCAgtctttcagttttaaatttttgccagtGTGGTAGGAGAAAGTGGCatcttgctattttttaaagatttgtgttcattcatttataatataggactgagtatcttttcaaatgttctctgtggctgtttgtattttttctgttacttgcttTTGCCCGTGTTTTCTTTTGtgtagtttttcctttgtttctttctctttttttgttgaggaagattacccctgagctaacatctgctgccaatcctcctcttttttgctgaggaggactggccctgagctaacatctgctgccaatcctcctcttttttgctgaggaggactggccctgagctaacatccatgcccatcttcctctactgtatctgtgggacgcctgccgcagcatggcttgataagcagtgccatgtctgcaccccggatccaaaccagtgaaccccgggctgctcaAGCCGATCgtacacacttaactgctgcgccaccggccagccccagtagttttttctttctattgctatttaggattattttatCTGTCATCGTcgcttgtcttttcacttataaaaaacttaaaagactTTTGTGActtcccttatttttcttaattagtttttatttttatatctttattttggtttgttttggtgTATCTACATATTTActtggaataaagaaaaatgtgttttctttcaaaTGCTAATGTTCTTACTTTCTTCTTCAGATGCTATATAGAATCTGACATTTTAATGTAatgcattcattttaaaaataggtttgtGAATTTCCCAGATCAGCCGGTGGTGTGGAGAGAAATCAGCATTATTACGTCAGCATTAAGGAACGATTCACAGGATAAACAAACCCAATTTTTAAGAAGTAAGAATGGGGTGATAACCTAATGGTGTATAAATTACCATTTCTGGAATACCAAGTTCTATATAATAATTTCACCAAAAAGTCACATCTGTGGTATTGGTACCCATATGTGTGTTTTGTTCTTGGCCAATGAAGCCTGTACAAATAATGTCACTTGGTCCCTTGAGCATTTGCTTAGAACCCCTTAAACTTCCTGAAAGGATGTAGATTTATCAGTTAATGCAGggaactaaatatatttttaacagattttaCAGTAATCAGCAACTGTAGGTTAGGCAGAGTTGCATAAAACAAGAGACAAACTTTTAGTAATTTATGACCTTTCTCATTAATCTTCACTCTGTGTTGGTTGCTATTAGTCAACCCAAGATTTCGAATtctggataaaaaataaagtagacgGTTTAGGTCATTTCAGCTTAAACAAGAGCGTGCTTTTTATCTCAGCAAGCTACATGCTCTGTTGTGACCCTTTGCATACATCATTCTTGTCTTCTGGATCCAATAAGGCCTCCAAATGTTTTATGGTCACTCAGCAAACATCTTCTGCCCAATACCGTCTGACCCAGAAGCCTCAGGTTGTAGCTGAAACCCAACGACAGTGGTTCTTCACATAATGTTTACTGTTTTCTACTTGAAAATGTGTTGCTTCCACTTTTgcttctgcattttcttctcaaagaaacttTTGAAGTGCCACATGTTGTGTACAGGTTTATTCGAAACTCTTCCTGGCCGGGTCCAGTGCGAAATGTTGCTGAAGGTTACAGAACAATGCTTCAATACCCTGGAACGATCAGAAATGTTGCTTCTGCTTTTGAGACGCTTCCCTGAAACGGTGGTGCAACATGGGGTAGGATTTGATCCTTTCCTTTTCTAAAGAGGCAGTGAAATTGAGCAACAGATTGATCAGCGTGGTTAGGAACTGCAGTGTGTAGTATTCTGAGGAGCACTGGATAAGACTGAACTTAGGTCAAGGAATCTTTGTCCGTAAAGCTGAAAGGACGTCACTGTTATCAAactttattaatttccagtagaaGTTGTCTTAGTGTAAGGAAACAGCCACCAAGCTTTGGCAGTGCTGTTTATTTGCAATGTTGTAaagtacagttttaaaaaataatcttattccGTTGTATTCAGCGTTGCATTTTGAGAGCCATAGTTTATAGTCTTAACAGACGTTTTTCATGTGCTTCTGCTATGTGGACGCGgttttcctctcctcctgccctttccttATAACCGTAATAATTATGAGTGCTACTGGCAGGCATTGGTGAGTGTGAGCTGTCTCCTTTCATACTCCCCAGATCTTTTGAGGTAGGTAGTActttacagatcaagaaactgagtCTTAAACATGTTAGTACCTTCCCATGGCCAGTAAGAGGGAGAGTCAGGGTTCAAACCATTAACTATTCAAATTCTGTTGCGTATTCTTTCCCACTCCGTTTTTCTGGCTTCTGGCCCCAGTTAACCTTCTCTATACCTCCCTGTATTggttccctgtggctgctgtaacaaagtaccggaaactgggtggcttaaaacaacaaaaatttgttctctcacagttctggtagctagaagtccaaaagcaaggtgtgggcaggcccacgctccctctgaaggctctgggaagGGTGCTTCCtactcttcccagcttctggtggtcaCCAACAGCCTTTGTCAGTCCTTGGCTAGCTGCGTTATCCCCATTTCTGCCTCCTGTTTGTACATGGCCTtccttgtgtgtctgtgtccctgtGTCTCTACATGACCTTCTTATGAGGACAGCAGTCATTGGATTTACGGCCCACCCTAATCCACTATAACCATGTCTTAACTAATTGCATCTACAAAGACCTTCttttttataagataaaatatatataaggtTGTATTCTGAGGTTGTGACAGGACatgaatttttgggggacacTGTTTAACCCAGTACACTCCTTGATCATTACTCaggcttttaattttctctgttttgtgatCTTTCACGTTGTTCCACCCCCGGCCCCATTCATCCCCAGGTGGTTTCAAGGAAGGTCATGCAGACGTCTTGGTGGATTTTGATCAGCCGACTTTCCCCTATGCTAGGGCGTTACTCATGGAAAGGTGTTCTGAAAACAGACAGTTCTGTCCAGCCTGGCCTAgtcctggtggctgctggcaacTCTCGAAAGTGATAAATTTTGTCTACATTGTACATCTTGATGTAGAGTGTAAAACTAGTTTCCACGTTGCTTAGAAGATCTCTGCATTTCTGCTGTCACTCTGTCTCTAGTTCCAGtgtttcttttaagtttcttaGACATTTTGttagtgttttaattttactaattCAAAGGAGAATAACCAAGACAAAGTAGTGTGTGGTCAGGTGAATTTGAGGTTCCCTTCTGGGCTCTGTTGCTGAtgggttctttttttcctagtctttaaaatgagaatatttgttTCTTGGGGAAGTTGGAATATACAAACTatgtcataaatttaaaaaataccctatttcttcatgtatttctGACACCTTAAGCTGTAACACATTTAAAtgattaattatattttgaaacagGTTGGCCTTGGGGAGGCACTGTTAGAGGCTGAAACTATTGAAGAACAAGACTCTCCTGTTAACTGCTTTAGAAAATTATTTGgtaagaaaaattatgttttgtattaattctttaagTCGACTATACTGGGATAAGTATCATTTCAGGGATAAGGTTGTTTGTGGAAAGCAAAGGAACTTTTCATATTACGGAATTTaaatccttgtttattttttccactgcacaaagcattttaaacaatttctaaatttttattgtataataTTCGATACCTCCAAAAGAATGCATGTAGACCATGTATTTAGTGTGTCAACATGTACGGATGTATGTTAGTAGTAAGTATGAAGCATAATAGTAAACAAGCATCTGAATTACCACCCGACATGAGAACTGGATTCCGACCCAGAGGTGGGATTTGCCTGTGTGTTTCCTTGCTGACTTCATCCACTGGTGTCCCTCTGCACTgcagttttaaataaatatgccATAAGGGATTTTTTccctgtgtattttggataatacATTAAATGAActccaaaataaattttgtttttgccaGAACCCTAGGGCACATAGATAAgtggttttctcttatttttcctcttcaacAGTTTGTGACGTCCTTCCTCTAATAATTAACAACCATGATGTTCGATTGCCTGCCAACTTATTATATAAGTACTTGACCAAAGCAGCTGAATTTTATATCAATTATGTCACGAGGTCGACTCAAATAGAGAATCAGCATCAAGGTAAGTGGGAATATCCTGCAATTTTATTAGACAGATTTTAGTAAAGTTGCAAACTCAGAAATTCCTTATCATTCTGATTGTTCTCCTCTGGATACATACCAGTTTGGTAGTGTTTCTAAAACATAGTCCCTAGAAAAAAATACTACACTTAAGAGATGAGTCTTTTCTGGAACCACTTTTACCTCTTGATCAGAACATTCAACTTGCTGGACCGTAACATCAGTGCACTGAGCTTCGCCCATGTACCACAGCTCAACAGTCACTTCCTCCTGGTACCAGTGGCCAGCTGTGGGTCCTTGAACAAACACACGTGTTGAGATTCTGTGCTCTTGCATTTTGAATGGGGagtttgactttctctttctctatcaaGTTCCACATAAATAGTAAGTAGTAATGTTAATTGTAGGCTACTTTTTTCTCATGTCTCAGGTGCCCAAGAAACATCTGATTTAATGTCACCTAGCAAACGTAGCTCTCAGAAGTACATAATAGAAGGACTGACTGAAAAATCGTCCCAGATTGTGGACCCTTGGGAGAGGTTGTTTAAGATTTTGAATGTCGTTGGAGTGAGATGTGAATGGCAGATGGATAAAGGAAGACGGTAAAAAATTGTTCATTTCCAGGATTGCCTAACAAATCTTTTGATAGCATAATCTCAggtcctaaaaaacaaaaacccttttttttaaaagcatataatgTATACACACTTCTCTTTGGGCAAATTTTCAACACTCCGTATCGATGTAGAAGGGGGTGGATTTTCACGTCTTAAAAGATTCCCAGCCGAAGTGTGCACTCTGAAGGTGGAGTTGCGCTTGAAGCACTCCTTGGCGTTCTGAGGAAAGAGAAGCTACTTGGCATGTTTGTGTCCTGAAATCTTGGTCTGATCCCTGCCCTAATTCAGAAGGGGAATTTGCATCCGTATGCAGACAGTAAAGAATAATTTACATGCCAAGAGCTTCATTTGGTAAATGTAATGTTTCTATTGGGGCTTTTTTCTAGACCTTTTGCTGACAAGCCCAgagtaattaaataatttttatcatcCTTCATCTTTCAGAAGCTATAGTGACATTTTGCATAGAATGAAGGATCTCTGCAGATACATGAACAATTTTGATAATGAAGCTCATGCAAAGTATAGAAACCAAGTGGTTTATTCCACTATGTTGGTCTTCTTTAAGAATGCATTCCAGTATGTCAACAGCATACAACCATCTCTCTTCCAAGGTTGGTTTAAGAATTTTAGGGTGTCCCACAGTACTGGCCTCAGCTGGGAGGGTGAGGACAGTGAAAATGTCTACCTCAGCATTGTTCTGGAGCCACATAACGGTGGAGTGATGCCAGTGCTTTTTTCagttgttgagggtttttatgtaagtatgttttcattaaaaatttccGTATCAAAGGATGTAGTGGTACGTCAAAACTAAGTACAGATAGTTGATGCctgtgttttgaaaactcagCAGACGTAACCACATATTGAAGTAGATTTCACAGAGACTTTGCAATAcacaaaggtttttttaaataatatatatgctTGTAATTctagaaaacatgaaaaacagaagaataagaGGGTGAAGTCAGCCACAATCCTTCCAGTATAACACAGCTCTCATTTTTGTGTATTGCTTTATCATCTTTCAtacatttaaatttgtttgtaGTTCATAACCATAATGTATGTTTAATTCATAGTCTTacatttttggtaattttataatttgtgatCATTGTAAAAAATTTATAGATACGTAAGAACTAATTCAAAGAAGGAACTTTCACTTGTAATCCACTGAGACAGAACTTTTATTAACAATTTGATGTCTATCTGTATGGTCTTTTTTTCTATACAGTCTTTTTGTATACTTGTTTGTTTACCTAATTGGGACCACactgaacatattttttaatgaccTATAATTTCATATGACAGTTAAGTAAACGTCCACCTGATGTtaagtattctttttcttgctgcgTTTTTAAATGTTGGTGTTTTCCCCATCTATAGGTCCCAATGCCCCAAGCCAAGTTCCACTGGTTCTTCTTGAGGATGTATCAAATGTGTATGGTGATGTAGAAATTGATCGtaataaacacatacacaaaaagaggaaactagctgagggaagagaaaaaaccaTGGTAATCCTTTCAGATATAGTTGTTAACAGATTATATGTTTATGATTTGCTAGAAATGAAACTGTAAAACATGGCTTTGAAGCTAAATTGATAAAACTAAGTTGTcttaattatgaaatataattaCTGTataatcagtggttctcaatagAAGTGATTTTGCCCCCTAAGGACATTCGGCAATGTCCGAGGACGTTTTTGATGGTCATAGCTCAGTGGAAGGGGTTGCTATTActatctagtgggtggaggccggggatgctgctaagcatgcTATAGTGCACAGGAGAGCCCACAACAAAGAGTGATCCAGCCCACGAGGTGGGCATGCCGAGGTGGAGAAACCCACTGTAAGTGATCTGTACCTTTTTTGACTGAATGGCATcagttatatttaaaaagcaaagccaGACGAGCTCCACTGGATGTCTGGAGCAGGGTGCCATGGCAAATGCTGGCCTCAGAATACAAAGTGCCTAGGTGTTCAGGGTAGGAAGTAATCAGAACCCAAGGGGAGATGTTGGCAAGGTTTCGTGAAGGAGGTCAGTGTTTGAAATCGGCCTTGAAAGATATATAGGGTTTTGTCATTTGGAATTAGTAGGTAGATTTTGTCTAGAGGGGACAGTTTGCTCAAGGATGCAAGAGGCcagaaaatttgaagaatttGGCCCGGCAGTAGGCCTGTGCAGGACAGTGATTTCTAAACTTTTTGAAGCAGAGGAATCCTTTCTTTCAATAAAATCTTTAGTGGAGGCCCAATGTGTAACACGAAAGTGGAGATGCTCTAGGTTAGGAGTCAGccaagtttttctgtaaagggccaggtaataaatattttaggctttacaggcCATACAGCCTCTGTTGCAACTCTTCAGCTCTGCTGTTACAGTGTAGAAATAGCCGTGGGCAGTGGTCAACAAGTGACATGGTTGTCTTCCAATAGAAggttatttacagaaacaggatttggcctgcaggtcattttgctgacccctgctctagtTGAGATGCCGAGGGGAGCCTGGAGTCTCAGCCCCTTTttgtcctctcctccctcttgccTTCAGTCCCCTTACCCCCTCTGCTTCAGTCCTTGAGTAACATTTCACTAGACCCTGGAGCACAAAGAGCTGTGCCTTGAGATCAGTTCAGTCTGACATGTCTTTTAGACTGTGTGATAGTGATCAGAGCAGGGAAGATGTGGCTGCTCTGAATGCTTGCGAGGTTATTAACACTTTCAATAAAATAGTTTGTTTCTTCCCATGGAAAAATGCACCCATGCACAATTTTGCAGGTAATTTCAGAGGTGACAGATGCTTTGACATCCGACCATGAACCCAGGGTGGAGAACCCCCTGTGCTGACCAGGCTTTCCTGGATGCCCTCTGACTGCGGTTAGAAAAAGGTCACTGAGGCTTCTGGGAGGCGACTCCAGCCTGACATTCCCAGTGGGGTAGCCCTGGTTAGCTTTCCCTCTGGTTTCACAGGGTGTGTGGTTTATCTAGGTGCTTCACATTAACACCACAGACACTTCTTCCCATGTAGATAATAGGTTGTACGTTCCTGGTTTTAGCTAAAAGCAGTGGCATGTCCCCATATAATTCAATGTCTGTGACATAGCCCCATCATCTGTTTCTCGGtctctcactctcctccccaTTGAAGCCATCACTGTCTCCTATATCGTTGGCGGCGTCATCTTGTCTCTCCACTTTCACTCTGCTGCCTGCAGTCTCCTCTACCCAGCAGCCTGAGTGATCTTGTTAGTACATCTTACTAGATTGGAAGTGGACCTGATGCCATAAGACACCTGACAGATGGGGTTTGATTGTGAAAGGGGTCTGGCTGTGTCATTACTGAGAGCGGGTGAGAACATGGAAGCAAATTGGGTGGGGCAGCAtcaaggaagagcaggaggatAGCAAACtgaaagtgagggagaaaggtggggtggcaggagggaggTGCTTACTGTTTCTGAGAGTAGCCTGAGGAATGAAGCTTTTAGCTAAAGATTTAGACgtctttttaaataatcttagTGGGGCAGAAATTTCAGGGAGAATTTAATTTGGGTCATTGAATTAGTTAAATGACATAGTGGAATAAAAGATTCAAGAAATTCTCAGCAGGATATAACTAAGTGGAGCTGTTTTGCCTTGACTGTTTTTTTTGGCATTTGCAATAGTTACTTTTCTCTGAGGCCCTCTCGTTTCTTTGGCGTTATATTACTTGGCATGAGGAGCAAGGAAAGTAGAAATCTTTCTTGTCAAGTACAGAGGGCGTTAGTAGATAAGTGCAGACAAACATAATTCCCAACTGGACACCTTGCACAGGGGGGAGGAAGGGTGGCCGCTGGAGGGGTTGTGCACAGGGAACCAAAAATAAGTACG
This Equus quagga isolate Etosha38 chromosome 22, UCLA_HA_Equagga_1.0, whole genome shotgun sequence DNA region includes the following protein-coding sequences:
- the INTS10 gene encoding integrator complex subunit 10 isoform X2, producing MRSGLPGRGGGGGGGVVLQSRKVPAPRAGGRSPAGSCRRRGTASSWCSAPGSWCSRTCGRPRLGSSRRAASTPPTSTSSTRCTPSSGTPSAPPRPGGCSTTYQPVVWREISIITSALRNDSQDKQTQFLRSLFETLPGRVQCEMLLKVTEQCFNTLERSEMLLLLLRRFPETVVQHGVGLGEALLEAETIEEQDSPVNCFRKLFVCDVLPLIINNHDVRLPANLLYKYLTKAAEFYINYVTRSTQIENQHQGAQETSDLMSPSKRSSQKYIIEGLTEKSSQIVDPWERLFKILNVVGVRCEWQMDKGRRSYSDILHRMKDLCRYMNNFDNEAHAKYRNQVVYSTMLVFFKNAFQYVNSIQPSLFQGPNAPSQVPLVLLEDVSNVYGDVEIDRNKHIHKKRKLAEGREKTMSSDDEDCSAKGRNRHIVVNKAELANSIEVLESFKLARESWELLSSLDSLDKEFTRICLAWKTDTWLWLRIFLTDMIIYQGQYKKAIASLHHLAALQGSLPQPQITGQGTLEHQRALIQLATCHFALGEYRMTCEKVLDLMCYMVLPFQDGGKSQEEPSKIKPKFRKGSDLKLLPCTSKALMPYCLHLMLACFKLRAFTDSRDDMALGHVIVLLQQEWPRGENLFLKAVNKICQQGNFQYENFFNYVTNIDMLEEFAYLRTQEGGKIHLELLPNQGMLIKHHTVTRGITKGVKEDFRLAMERQVSRCGENLMAVLHRFCVNEKILLLQTLA
- the INTS10 gene encoding integrator complex subunit 10 isoform X5 → MSAQGDCEFLVQRARELVQQDLWAAKAWLITARSLYPADFNIQYEMYTIERNAERTATAGRLLYDMFVNFPDQPVVWREISIITSALRNDSQDKQTQFLRSLFETLPGRVQCEMLLKVTEQCFNTLERSEMLLLLLRRFPETVVQHGVGLGEALLEAETIEEQDSPVNCFRKLFVCDVLPLIINNHDVRLPANLLYKYLTKAAEFYINYVTRSTQIENQHQGAQETSDLMSPSKRSSQKYIIEGLTEKSSQIVDPWERLFKILNVVGVRCEWQMDKGRRSYSDILHRMKDLCRYMNNFDNEAHAKYRNQVVYSTMLVFFKNAFQYVNSIQPSLFQGPNAPSQVPLVLLEDVSNVYGDVEIDRNKHIHKKRKLAEGREKTMSSDDEDCSAKGRNRHIVVNKAELANSIEVLESFKLARESWELLSSLDSLDKEFTRICLAWKTDTWLWLRIFLTDMIIYQGQYKKAIASLHHLAALQGSLPQPQITGQGTLEHQRALIQLATCHFALGEYRMTCEKVLDLMCYMVLPFQDGGKSQEEPSKIKPKFRKGSDLKLLPCTSKALMPYCLHLMLACFKLRAFTDSRDDMALGHVIVLLQQEWPRGENLFLKAVNKICQQGNFQYENFFNYVTNIDMLEEFAYLRTQEGGKIHLELLPNQGMLIKHHTVTRGITKGVKEDFRLAMERQVSRCGENLMAVLHRFCVNEKILLLQTLA
- the INTS10 gene encoding integrator complex subunit 10 isoform X1; the protein is MRSGLPGRGGGGGGGVVLQSRKVPAPRAGGRSPAGSCRRRGTASSWCSAPGSWCSRTCGRPRLGSSRRAASTPPTSTSSTRCTPSSGTPSAPPRPGGCSTTYQPVVWREISIITSALRNDSQDKQTQFLRSLFETLPGRVQCEMLLKVTEQCFNTLERSEMLLLLLRRFPETVVQHGVGLGEALLEAETIEEQDSPVNCFRKLFVCDVLPLIINNHDVRLPANLLYKYLTKAAEFYINYVTRSTQIENQHQGAQETSDLMSPSKRSSQKYIIEGLTEKSSQIVDPWERLFKILNVVGVRCEWQMDKGRRSYSDILHRMKDLCRYMNNFDNEAHAKYRNQVVYSTMLVFFKNAFQYVNSIQPSLFQGPNAPSQVPLVLLEDVSNVYGDVEIDRNKHIHKKRKLAEGREKTMSSDDEDCSAKGRNRHIVVNKAELANSIEVLESFKLARESWELLSSLDSLDKEFTRICLAWKTDTWLWLRIFLTDMIIYQGQYKKAIASLHHLAALQGSLPQPQITGQGTLEHQRALIQLATCHFALGEYRMTCEKVLDLMCYMVLPFQDGGKSQEEPSKIKPKFRKGSDLKLLPCTSKALMPYCLHLMLACFKLRAFTDSRDDMALGHVIVLLQQEWPRGENLFLKAVNKICQQGNFQYENFFNYVTNIDMLEEFAYLRTQEGGKIHLELLPNQGMLIKPSSPPMGLLPQEFLPVLQPSIQTADRHHTVTRGITKGVKEDFRLAMERQVSRCGENLMAVLHRFCVNEKILLLQTLA
- the INTS10 gene encoding integrator complex subunit 10 isoform X3 yields the protein MSAQGDCEFLVQRARELVQQDLWAAKAWLITARSLYPADFNIQYEMYTIERNAERTATAGRLLYDMFVNFPDQPVVWREISIITSALRNDSQDKQTQFLRSLFETLPGRVQCEMLLKVTEQCFNTLERSEMLLLLLRRFPETVVQHGVGLGEALLEAETIEEQDSPVNCFRKLFVCDVLPLIINNHDVRLPANLLYKYLTKAAEFYINYVTRSTQIENQHQGAQETSDLMSPSKRSSQKYIIEGLTEKSSQIVDPWERLFKILNVVGVRCEWQMDKGRRSYSDILHRMKDLCRYMNNFDNEAHAKYRNQVVYSTMLVFFKNAFQYVNSIQPSLFQGPNAPSQVPLVLLEDVSNVYGDVEIDRNKHIHKKRKLAEGREKTMSSDDEDCSAKGRNRHIVVNKAELANSIEVLESFKLARESWELLSSLDSLDKEFTRICLAWKTDTWLWLRIFLTDMIIYQGQYKKAIASLHHLAALQGSLPQPQITGQGTLEHQRALIQLATCHFALGEYRMTCEKVLDLMCYMVLPFQDGGKSQEEPSKIKPKFRKGSDLKLLPCTSKALMPYCLHLMLACFKLRAFTDSRDDMALGHVIVLLQQEWPRGENLFLKAVNKICQQGNFQYENFFNYVTNIDMLEEFAYLRTQEGGKIHLELLPNQGMLIKPSSPPMGLLPQEFLPVLQPSIQTADRHHTVTRGITKGVKEDFRLAMERQVSRCGENLMAVLHRFCVNEKILLLQTLA
- the INTS10 gene encoding integrator complex subunit 10 isoform X4, with protein sequence MRSGLPGRGGGGGGGVVLQSRKVPAPRAGGRSPAGSCRRRGTASSWCSAPGSWCSRTCGRPRLGSSRRAASTPPTSTSSTRCTPSSGTPSAPPRPGGCSTTYQPVVWREISIITSALRNDSQDKQTQFLRSLFETLPGRVQCEMLLKVTEQCFNTLERSEMLLLLLRRFPETVVQHGVGLGEALLEAETIEEQDSPVNCFRKLFVCDVLPLIINNHDVRLPANLLYKYLTKAAEFYINYVTRSTQIENQHQGAQETSDLMSPSKRSSQKYIIEGLTEKSSQIVDPWERLFKILNVVGVRCEWQMDKGRRSYSDILHRMKDLCRYMNNFDNEAHAKYRNQVVYSTMLVFFKNAFQYVNSIQPSLFQGPNAPSQVPLVLLEDVSNVYGDVEIDRNKHIHKKRKLAEGREKTMSSDDEDCSAKGRNRHIVVNKAELANSIEVLESFKLARESWELLSSLDSLDKEFTRICLAWKTDTWLWLRIFLTDMIIYQGQYKKAIASLHHLAALQGSLPQPQITGQGTLEHQRALIQLATCHFALGEYRMTCEKVLDLMCYMVLPFQDGGKSQEEPSKIKPKFRKGSDLKLLPCTSKALMPYCLHLMLACFKLRAFTDSRDDMALGHVIVLLQQEWPRGENLFLKAVNKICQQGNFQYENFFNYVTNIDMLEEFAYLRTQEGGKIHLELLPNQGMLIKVLEMLREGSKRGSFSCITSVIWCIANVTYVLSRIGWWNPF